A section of the Pogoniulus pusillus isolate bPogPus1 chromosome 3, bPogPus1.pri, whole genome shotgun sequence genome encodes:
- the CUL5 gene encoding cullin-5, giving the protein MATSNLLKNKGSLQFEDKWDFMRPIVLKLLRQESVTKQQWFDLFSDVHAVCLWDDKGPAKIHQALKEDILDFIKQAQARVLSHQDDTALLKAYIVEWRKFFTQCDILPKPFCQLEITLMGKQGSNKKSNVEDSIVRKLMLDTWNESIFSNIKNRLQDSAMKLVHAERLGEAFDSQLVIGVRESYVNLCSNPEDKLQIYRDNFEKAYLDSTERFYRTQAPSYLQQNGVQNYMKYADAKLKEEEKRALRYLETRRECNSVEALMECCVNALVTSFKETILAECQGMIKRNETEKLHLMFSLMDKVPNGIEPMLKDLEEHIVSAGLADMVAAAETITTDSEKYVEQLLTLFNRFSKLVKEAFQDDPRFLTARDKAYKAVVNDATIFKLELPLKQKGVGLKTQPESKCPELLANYCDMLLRKTPLSKKLTSEEIEAKLKEVLLVLKYVQNKDVFMRYHKAHLTRRLILDISADSEIEENMVEWLREVGMPADYVNKLARMFQDIKVSEDLNQAFKEMHKNNKLALPADSVNIKILNAGAWSRSSEKVFVSLPTELEDLIPEVEEFYKKNHSGRKLHWHHLMSNGIITFKNEVGQYDLEVTTFQLAVLFAWNQRPREKISFENLKLATELPDAELRRTLWSLVAFPKLKRQVLLYEPQVNSPKDFTEGTLFSVNQEFSLIKNAKVQKRGKINLIGRLQLTTERMREEENEGIVQLRILRTQEAIIQIMKMRKKITNAQLQTELVEILKNMFLPQKKMIKEQIEWLIEHKYIRRDESDINTFIYMA; this is encoded by the exons ATGGCGACGTCTAATCTCTTAAAG AATAAAGGTTCACTTCAGTTTGAAGACAAATGGGATTTTATGCGCCCTATTGTTCTGAAACTTCTTCGTCAGGAGTCTGTCACAAAACAGCAGTGGTTTGATCTTTTTTC AGATGTACATGCAGTTTGCTTGTGGGATGATAAAGGTCCAGCAAAAATCCATCAGGCTCTGAAGGAAGACATCCTTGATTTTATTAAACAAGCACAAGCA AGAGTGCTGAGTCATCAAGATGATACAGCTTTACTAAAAGCATATATAGTGGAGTGGCGCAAGTTCTTCACGCAGTGTGATATTTTGCCCAAGCCGTTTTGTCAGTTAGAGATTACCTTAATGGGCAAGCAGGGCAGCAACAAGAAGTCTAATGTAGAAGACAGTATTGTTCGAAAG CTTATGCTAGATACATGGAATGAATCCATATTTTCAAATATAAAAAATAGACTTCAGGACAGTGCAATGAAACTAGTTCATGCTGAAAGACTAGGAGAAGCTTTCGACTCTCAGCTTGTTATTGGAGTTCGAGAATCATATG TGAACCTTTGTTCTAATCCTGAAGATAAACTTCAGATATATCGAGATAATTTTGAAAAGGCGTACTTGGATTCAACAGAGAGGTTTTATAGAACACAGGCTCCTTCTTATTTACAGCAAAATGGTGTACAGAATTATATGAAATAT GCAGATGCTAAActaaaagaagaggagaaaagagcaCTACGGTATTTAGAAACAAGACGTGAATGTAACTCAGTAGAAGCA CTGATGGAATGCTGCGTCAATGCCCTGGTGACATCTTTTAAAGAAACTATTTTAGCTGAATGCCAAGGCATGATCAAACGAAATGAAACAGAAA AGTTGCATTTAATGTTTTCACTGATGGATAAAGTTCCGAATGGGATAGAGCCTATGCTAAAAGACTTGGAAGAACATATCGTTAGTGCTGGACTTGCAGATATGGTTGCAGCTGCTGAAACTATTACTACT GATTCTGAAAAATATGTAGAGCAATTGCTCACGCTGTTTAATCGATTTAGTAAGTTGGTTAAAGAAGCTTTTCAAGATGATCCAAGATTTCTTACTGCAAGAGATAAG GCATACAAAGCAGTTGTGAATGATGCTACAATATTTAAACTTGAATTGCCATTGAAGCAAAAGGG TGTTGGATTGAAAACACAACCAGAATCCAAATGCCCAGAGCTTCTTGCTAATTACTGTGATATGTTGCTAAGAAAAACACCACTAAGCAAAAAACTAACCTCTGAAGAAATTGAAGCAAAACTTAAAGAAGTG CTTTTGGTACTTAAATATGTACAGAATAAAGACGTTTTCATGCGATATCACAAAGCTCACTTAACAAGACGTCTGATATTAGATATATCAGCTGATAGTGAAATTGAGGAGAATATGGTGGAATGGCTCAGA GAAGTGGGAATGCCAGCAGACTATGTAAAcaagctggctagaatgttcCAGGATATCAAAGTGTCTGAAGACTTGAACCAGGCCTTCAAAGAAATGCACAAGAATAATAAACTTGCTTTACCAG CTGACTCTGTCAATATCAAAATTTTAAATGCTGGTGCCTGGTCCCGAAGTTCTGAAAAGGTGTTTGTGTCTCTGCCCACGGAATTAGAAGATCTCATCCCAGAAGTTGAAGAATTTTACAAAAAGAATCACAGTGGTAGAAAACTGCACTGGCACCACCTCATGTCCAATGGAATT ATAACATTTAAGAATGAGGTCGGCCAGTACGACTTGGAGGTAACAACATTTCAGCTAGCTGTGCTTTTTGCATGGAACCAAAGACCCAGAGAGAAGATCAGCTTTGAAAATCTTAAACTGGCAACTGAACTCCCTGATGCAGAACTTAGGAGGACTTTATGG TCTCTTGTAGCATTTCCAAAGCTGAAACGTCAGGTTTTATTGTATGAACCTCAAGTCAATTCACCCAAAGACTTTACAGAAGGAACCCTCTTCTCCGTGAACCAGGAGTTCAGTTTAAT AAAAAATGCTAAAGTTCAGAAAAGGGGCAAGATAAATTTGATTGGTCGATTGCAACTTACTACAGAGAGAATGCGGGaagaggaaaatgaaggaaTAGTCCAGCTAAGAATATTGCGAACCCAG GAGGCTATCATCCAAATAATGAAAATGCGGAAGAAAATTACTAATGCCCAGCTTCAGACTGAACTGGTAGAAATATTAAAAAACATGTTCTTGCCACAAAAGAAAATGATAAAAGAGCAAATTGAATGGCTTATAGAGCACAAATATATCAGAAGAGATGAATCGGATATCAACACCTTCATATATATGGCATAA